One region of bacterium genomic DNA includes:
- a CDS encoding AraC family transcriptional regulator: MNTLWHVRADASYCVTRDQPATQNMIALRTIRGRGSVTLNTSETFEVSQETLLIVENDLIRQYRQEAGSWHFWWFEFRVSGPLFFPLRQIMNVPAKSDELELLKHLFSTLRKEAPAQRSLASAGLAYLLHIWIAAVQEQQQASPHQAKVMHTIETMYALTDGSYRVAEMAQQAGLSDRRFRQVFETITGQTPKHFYDGIRLEFARQLLLASPDKIETIAERLGFSSPFHFSRSFRKCFGAPPSHIRNGRN, translated from the coding sequence TTGAATACCCTCTGGCATGTTCGGGCGGATGCTTCCTATTGTGTAACCCGTGATCAGCCTGCCACACAAAACATGATCGCCCTGCGAACGATAAGGGGACGAGGCAGCGTAACGCTTAATACCAGTGAGACTTTTGAGGTTTCACAAGAAACCCTGTTGATTGTGGAAAATGACCTTATTCGACAGTACCGACAGGAAGCAGGCTCATGGCACTTCTGGTGGTTCGAATTCAGAGTCAGCGGCCCTTTGTTCTTCCCGCTCCGCCAAATCATGAACGTCCCGGCGAAATCCGACGAACTGGAATTGCTGAAGCACCTGTTCAGCACCTTGAGAAAGGAGGCCCCGGCGCAACGCAGTCTTGCCTCCGCAGGTCTGGCCTACCTCCTCCACATCTGGATTGCGGCCGTTCAGGAACAACAACAAGCCTCTCCCCACCAGGCCAAGGTGATGCATACCATCGAGACCATGTATGCCCTCACCGACGGGTCGTATCGCGTAGCCGAAATGGCCCAGCAGGCTGGCTTGAGCGATCGGCGCTTCCGACAGGTGTTCGAAACCATTACCGGTCAAACTCCTAAACATTTTTATGATGGGATCCGGCTCGAGTTCGCCCGCCAACTGTTACTCGCCTCTCCGGACAAAATCGAGACCATCGCCGAACGTCTGGGATTCTCAAGCCCCTTCCATTTCAGCCGGAGTTTCCGCAAATGTTTTGGCGCCCCCCCCTCCCACATCCGCAACGGGCGAAACTAG
- a CDS encoding phosphomannomutase/phosphoglucomutase, giving the protein MAGIFKAYDIRGIYGTQLTEALANAIGRAFVTFLKCKKVVIGYDMRPHSIPLFKALCEGITMQGADVINIGMCSTPMSYYANGSLGADASIMITASHNPGEWNGFKLCREQGIPISGATGIKEVEQIVLNKGFAAPASCSGTVTAYDIIPAYVKHVQKAADIRRPVKIAVDFANSMGILEARCLDGVVEIKRLFDTLDGTFPNHEANPLNTETMEVLQETVRHGKFDFGVAFDGDADRAGFVDEKGDIVPMDIITALIASSILEREKGVIFYDLRSSWAVKETIEASGGKPMMSRVGHAFIKQQMRDNKAIFAGELSGHYYFRDNYTTESSAMAVIYIANVITKTGKTLSELIKPIQRYFASGEINSEVHSAQVVLDAIRKKYTDGKLLELDGITVEYADWWFNVRCSNTEPLVRLNLEAKTKAVMEARRDELLNLIRGA; this is encoded by the coding sequence ATGGCGGGAATTTTCAAGGCCTATGACATTCGTGGCATCTATGGCACTCAATTGACCGAGGCATTGGCGAATGCTATTGGCCGGGCTTTTGTTACCTTTTTGAAATGCAAAAAAGTGGTGATCGGATATGACATGCGTCCGCATTCCATTCCCCTTTTTAAGGCACTTTGTGAGGGCATCACGATGCAGGGAGCCGATGTGATTAACATCGGCATGTGTTCGACGCCGATGTCGTATTACGCTAACGGTTCGCTAGGTGCCGATGCCAGCATCATGATCACGGCTTCACATAATCCCGGGGAATGGAATGGCTTTAAACTTTGCCGGGAGCAGGGGATTCCGATCAGTGGCGCCACCGGCATCAAGGAAGTCGAGCAGATTGTGCTCAATAAAGGGTTTGCCGCCCCAGCGTCATGTTCGGGTACGGTCACGGCCTATGACATCATTCCCGCTTACGTGAAACATGTACAAAAAGCTGCAGATATTCGACGTCCGGTTAAGATCGCGGTGGATTTTGCAAACTCAATGGGCATTCTGGAGGCGCGCTGCCTGGATGGAGTGGTTGAAATAAAGCGGCTTTTTGACACTCTTGATGGAACTTTCCCGAATCATGAAGCCAATCCCCTGAACACGGAGACCATGGAAGTGCTACAGGAAACAGTACGGCATGGGAAATTTGATTTTGGTGTGGCGTTTGATGGAGACGCCGACCGTGCCGGATTTGTCGATGAGAAGGGCGACATCGTGCCCATGGACATTATTACTGCCCTGATAGCTTCAAGTATCTTGGAAAGGGAGAAGGGCGTGATTTTCTACGACTTGCGCAGCAGTTGGGCCGTCAAGGAGACTATTGAAGCCAGTGGTGGTAAACCGATGATGAGTCGGGTGGGGCACGCCTTTATCAAGCAGCAGATGCGTGACAATAAGGCGATCTTCGCTGGCGAGTTGTCGGGTCATTACTATTTTCGCGACAACTACACGACGGAAAGTTCCGCCATGGCTGTGATATATATCGCCAATGTCATTACTAAGACGGGTAAGACACTGTCAGAGCTGATCAAGCCGATCCAACGCTATTTTGCCAGCGGTGAAATCAATTCCGAAGTGCATAGCGCTCAGGTTGTGCTTGATGCGATTCGTAAGAAGTACACTGATGGGAAGCTTCTTGAGCTGGATGGCATTACTGTTGAATATGCTGACTGGTGGTTTAATGTGCGTTGCTCCAACACCGAACCCTTGGTCCGGTTGAATCTGGAGGCCAAAACAAAGGCCGTTATGGAAGCGCGACGGGACGAATTGCTGAACTTGATCCGTGGAGCTTGA
- a CDS encoding uroporphyrinogen decarboxylase family protein — protein sequence MSMKSSELVGAEGILAPVPRERMSSGARKLRDAYERKPGAPIFHREFYIWADAIERWKAEEGMPADVPQEQLFGYDPPGSHSLGQIGWCEAEFRPCFETKLIEDRGETELVQDFAGRHVLFFKGRRHGFMPEYVDHPVKDMRTWVENVKWRMNPASPERYADLELRMAAASAAAAEGRYIVQNLVGGYMYLRSLIGPEELLYAFYDMPDMVHDCMKTWFELADTVIARHQQAVTIDEIYFGEDICYNHGSLISPEMMKEFILPYYQQLIANLNARQLDRTRHLYVQIDTDGFADPVIPIYRESIGMDVMSPFEVASNCDVVATRKQYPDLVITGGIDKRVLAQTPRDIDRMVERIIPFMRECGGYIPTCDHGVPNNVSYANYMHYRMRCLELGG from the coding sequence ATGAGTATGAAAAGTTCTGAGTTGGTCGGTGCTGAGGGGATCTTGGCGCCAGTGCCGCGTGAGCGCATGAGTTCGGGTGCCCGCAAGCTTCGGGATGCCTATGAGCGTAAACCGGGTGCGCCCATATTTCATCGTGAATTCTACATCTGGGCTGACGCGATTGAACGGTGGAAAGCGGAGGAGGGGATGCCTGCCGATGTGCCTCAGGAGCAATTGTTTGGTTACGATCCGCCTGGGAGTCATTCGCTGGGACAGATCGGGTGGTGTGAGGCTGAGTTCCGGCCTTGTTTTGAGACCAAGTTGATCGAGGACCGGGGCGAAACGGAATTGGTGCAGGATTTTGCAGGACGCCATGTTCTGTTTTTCAAGGGGCGTCGACATGGCTTCATGCCCGAATATGTGGATCATCCCGTCAAGGACATGCGCACCTGGGTGGAGAATGTGAAGTGGCGGATGAATCCGGCGAGTCCTGAACGCTATGCGGACTTGGAGTTGCGTATGGCCGCTGCCAGTGCGGCCGCTGCGGAGGGGCGGTACATTGTTCAGAATCTTGTTGGAGGCTATATGTACTTGCGCAGCCTCATCGGCCCCGAGGAATTGTTATACGCTTTTTACGATATGCCGGACATGGTGCATGATTGCATGAAAACGTGGTTTGAGCTGGCCGATACCGTGATTGCCCGGCATCAGCAGGCGGTGACCATTGACGAAATATATTTCGGGGAGGATATTTGCTACAATCACGGTTCGCTGATCTCTCCGGAAATGATGAAGGAATTTATCCTGCCGTACTACCAGCAGTTGATTGCCAACCTGAATGCGCGCCAGCTTGATCGCACGCGCCATCTCTATGTGCAGATTGATACGGATGGGTTTGCCGATCCGGTGATCCCCATTTACCGGGAGAGCATCGGAATGGATGTGATGAGCCCGTTTGAAGTCGCCAGCAACTGTGATGTCGTGGCAACGCGTAAGCAGTATCCTGATCTCGTGATTACCGGCGGGATCGACAAGCGTGTGCTGGCTCAAACGCCGCGTGATATTGATAGAATGGTCGAGAGGATCATTCCTTTCATGCGGGAATGCGGCGGCTATATTCCCACGTGCGATCACGGTGTGCCCAACAATGTGTCTTACGCTAATTACATGCATTATCGAATGCGGTGCCTGGAGTTGGGCGGCTGA
- a CDS encoding MotA/TolQ/ExbB proton channel family protein: protein MKWMTTLMLALTATSTLAETVAGKDDLLSQKVSLMEMLSRGGVVMVALGVMSIVGLALVIYFFFVLRRNQVVPQMLKDDVLDKLEAGELADARSACGYKPCAFSEVAVAAIDYARSGEISPPLLKDVIESEGGRQALIIQGQTQYLFDLAVLSPMVGLLGTVFGMIHAFNAVALDLTKAKPMLLAAGVGEALIATAAGLIVGIPAMAFYAFFRNRAARIIAELEVSSGQVMNILLSKRGK from the coding sequence ATGAAATGGATGACGACCTTGATGCTGGCATTGACGGCAACATCGACGCTGGCCGAAACGGTGGCGGGTAAAGACGATCTCTTATCACAGAAAGTTTCCTTGATGGAAATGCTGAGCCGCGGGGGAGTGGTGATGGTGGCCCTCGGAGTAATGTCCATTGTGGGACTGGCACTGGTGATCTACTTTTTCTTCGTTTTGCGCCGCAATCAGGTGGTTCCTCAGATGTTGAAGGATGATGTATTGGATAAGCTGGAAGCAGGGGAACTGGCCGATGCTCGTTCCGCGTGCGGGTATAAACCCTGCGCCTTCTCCGAGGTAGCCGTCGCCGCCATTGATTATGCGCGATCCGGTGAAATCTCGCCTCCACTCCTCAAAGATGTTATTGAGTCTGAAGGAGGGCGCCAGGCTCTTATTATCCAGGGTCAGACCCAATACTTGTTCGATCTGGCGGTACTCTCCCCGATGGTGGGACTGCTGGGAACCGTGTTTGGAATGATTCACGCCTTCAATGCGGTAGCGTTGGATTTGACCAAAGCCAAACCGATGCTGCTGGCCGCAGGGGTGGGTGAGGCCTTGATTGCCACGGCGGCGGGTCTAATTGTGGGTATTCCAGCCATGGCCTTCTATGCTTTCTTCCGCAACCGCGCCGCCCGGATCATTGCTGAACTTGAGGTATCTTCAGGGCAAGTCATGAACATCCTGTTAAGCAAGAGGGGTAAATGA
- the argS gene encoding arginine--tRNA ligase, with product MTTIEQMLSDWMRAAFQKTLPEVTEGWWAIGVVATTSAEFGDYQCNHSMGFAKQLKKNPRQIADTVVKQAVPIDAVAKLEIAGPGFINITLNKDWLARMVDTAGRDPSCGVPQMGIGKTVILDYSSPNVAKPMHIGHIRSTVIGNSLDRLHRFLGYKVISDNHLGDWGTQFGIMIMGYRHFADPVALEAEPIEELERVYVKSYEQSKSDETWLAQARNELVKLQAGDPENRRLWQQFVELSLKEFAHIYKRLDVTFDLMRGESFYNDRLPGVVQALLDQGLARESEGALVAFLDDEKLPPCIVKKTDGGFNYATTDLATIQSRIAEFNPDKIIYVTDERQQNHFRQVFAVARKLGCKTHLEHVWFGLMRLPEGTFSTRQGNVIKLEKYLDEAEARALAVVKESSPEMPEEKQKDIARAAGIGAVKYTDLSQNPQSLVTFTWEKALALDGNSAPYLQYAYARIASVQDKYRDLFPGLDLNNYPILLGEPIERVLAVMILRFPETVVRAAEGYKPSILADYLYELASAYSTFYQNVPFLKAPEGVRESRVRLCSVVAKLLRQGLKLLGIETPDRI from the coding sequence ATGACAACTATTGAACAAATGCTTTCGGACTGGATGCGGGCGGCTTTTCAGAAGACTTTACCTGAGGTTACTGAGGGGTGGTGGGCTATCGGTGTGGTGGCCACTACCAGTGCCGAATTTGGTGACTACCAGTGTAATCACTCGATGGGCTTTGCCAAACAACTGAAAAAGAATCCGCGCCAGATTGCTGATACGGTTGTTAAACAAGCGGTTCCGATTGATGCGGTTGCCAAACTGGAGATCGCTGGTCCTGGCTTTATCAATATTACCCTGAATAAGGATTGGCTTGCCCGTATGGTCGATACGGCAGGACGTGATCCAAGTTGCGGCGTGCCGCAAATGGGGATCGGCAAAACGGTGATTCTTGATTACTCCAGTCCCAATGTCGCTAAGCCCATGCATATCGGGCATATACGGTCTACGGTGATTGGAAATTCCCTGGATCGTTTGCATCGTTTTCTCGGGTATAAGGTGATATCTGACAATCATCTTGGAGATTGGGGTACCCAGTTTGGGATTATGATCATGGGCTATCGCCATTTCGCGGATCCCGTTGCACTTGAAGCCGAACCCATTGAGGAACTTGAACGGGTTTACGTTAAGAGTTACGAACAGTCCAAATCGGATGAAACTTGGTTAGCTCAGGCTAGGAACGAACTGGTGAAGCTTCAGGCGGGTGACCCCGAAAATCGCCGGCTTTGGCAGCAATTTGTGGAATTAAGTCTGAAGGAGTTCGCGCATATCTACAAGCGGTTGGATGTGACGTTTGATCTGATGCGGGGCGAAAGCTTTTATAACGACCGCCTGCCCGGTGTTGTTCAAGCTTTGCTGGATCAGGGTTTGGCACGTGAGAGTGAAGGGGCTTTGGTTGCCTTTTTGGATGATGAAAAATTGCCACCCTGTATCGTTAAAAAAACTGATGGTGGCTTTAATTATGCCACGACCGATCTGGCCACCATTCAGAGCCGGATTGCTGAGTTTAATCCTGACAAGATCATCTATGTGACGGATGAGCGCCAGCAGAACCACTTCCGGCAGGTATTTGCGGTTGCCCGTAAACTTGGATGTAAGACCCATCTTGAGCATGTCTGGTTCGGGTTGATGCGTTTGCCCGAGGGAACGTTTTCAACACGGCAAGGCAATGTGATCAAGCTGGAGAAATATCTGGACGAGGCGGAGGCCCGTGCACTTGCCGTCGTTAAGGAGTCCAGTCCCGAGATGCCCGAAGAAAAACAAAAGGACATTGCGCGTGCCGCAGGCATTGGGGCGGTTAAATATACTGACCTGAGTCAGAACCCCCAGAGTCTGGTGACTTTTACCTGGGAAAAGGCTTTGGCGTTGGACGGCAATTCAGCCCCCTATCTTCAATATGCCTACGCGCGTATTGCCAGTGTTCAGGACAAATATCGCGATCTATTCCCCGGTCTTGACTTGAATAACTATCCGATTCTGCTGGGCGAGCCTATTGAGCGGGTGCTGGCGGTCATGATCCTCCGTTTTCCGGAAACTGTGGTGCGTGCCGCAGAGGGTTACAAGCCGAGCATATTGGCTGATTACCTTTATGAATTAGCCTCTGCCTATAGCACTTTTTATCAGAATGTGCCATTCCTCAAGGCGCCGGAAGGCGTGCGCGAGAGTCGTGTGCGCCTGTGCTCGGTGGTCGCCAAACTCTTGCGACAGGGCTTGAAGTTGCTCGGCATTGAGACACCGGACAGGATCTAA
- a CDS encoding biopolymer transporter ExbD — MNFRAKHQPNPIAFQIAPMVDFLLVLLCYSIMSQIFTQWEAELDVKLPTASTAKIEQRLPGEIILNIMKNGATVVNGRKLSDPELSALLKRLVVLFPGQPVLLRADSETAYQHVIRVLDLCRQADIWNVSFATGFVEKKGEP, encoded by the coding sequence ATGAACTTTCGGGCAAAACATCAACCTAATCCCATCGCCTTTCAGATCGCGCCGATGGTGGATTTTTTGCTGGTTCTGCTCTGCTACTCCATCATGAGTCAGATCTTTACGCAGTGGGAAGCCGAGTTGGATGTCAAGTTGCCCACGGCTTCTACTGCGAAGATTGAGCAGCGCCTGCCGGGTGAAATTATCCTGAATATCATGAAAAATGGCGCGACCGTGGTGAATGGGCGGAAACTCAGTGATCCCGAACTCTCGGCGCTGCTCAAGCGGTTGGTCGTGCTTTTTCCCGGCCAGCCGGTGTTGTTGCGTGCCGACAGTGAGACGGCGTATCAACATGTGATCCGCGTCCTTGATCTTTGCCGCCAGGCCGACATCTGGAATGTGTCTTTTGCCACTGGCTTTGTTGAAAAGAAGGGCGAACCGTGA
- a CDS encoding tetratricopeptide repeat protein, which translates to MVKLAVIFSLIIFSSLPVFALSEVEQLQFADGLYSRGMWETALKEYQAYLTQNPQNASNDVVMYRMGECFRSLGRTQEAGQAYQRVFDEFAGGESHYRAGLRRAELLEQSGKREEQIQLLNSMLKGSPMPEMGAACQFALGGALEKQGKLDEAASAYDAVLTKYTGTQLIPYAALALAGIDRRGEGKRAALLYGLAAAAPGSPRMGAEALFQLGDFCYSRKDYDAAAQAYEKLATQYPKDERVVQSRLQQAWALYNSKRFAEALKIYGDAATESAEEAGKIPEWLYLKANCLRQVMKNEEAAETYAELLKHNPSGDSAVSAVYERALVLFKLGRFQAAIDQARGLITNDRVKRDVCWLLAESSAALNDDASAVQYYRMLLDQYPDSMLAGDALYRLAHLLQKKGDLLQAAELFGRLAADFPKHELVPQAIFAQASCLGTAKKPEQAVAAYSRLLEKFPQCRFVEDSLYQKAISETYLRRDAQAMETWRELLVKFSATKYLADARFWSGVLLEEAGKFEESEASFRQVFTAVPPPSDDLRQRANFRLALVLQRRAKPDDAAPILQELIRSPLREKFPIELLEWLGDYQLKKHEYAKASEVVELLLTEAKTDNWKQTAWCLKGKILMGQGKTEDARQAFERVTGVSFKSQALAEAWLKLGELNLLGNDADKAKRAFEESATLAGTDLLLPIRVQAYAGIGKSLKAKGDHGGAARHFLSVAVLFDDPDLVPECLYLAVAEFTAAGRVDDALKAKKELLERYPDSDWVKKN; encoded by the coding sequence ATGGTGAAACTGGCTGTCATTTTTTCGCTGATCATTTTTTCATCATTGCCGGTTTTTGCCCTCAGTGAAGTTGAGCAGTTGCAGTTTGCGGATGGCCTTTATTCCCGCGGTATGTGGGAGACAGCGCTGAAGGAGTATCAGGCCTATCTGACGCAGAATCCCCAGAATGCTTCGAATGACGTTGTCATGTACCGGATGGGCGAATGTTTCCGCTCGCTTGGCAGAACCCAGGAGGCCGGTCAGGCGTATCAGCGGGTATTTGATGAGTTTGCCGGGGGTGAGTCCCATTACCGTGCCGGCTTGCGCCGGGCCGAACTATTGGAACAGAGCGGGAAGCGCGAAGAGCAGATTCAGTTGCTCAATTCCATGCTCAAGGGGTCCCCGATGCCTGAGATGGGGGCGGCTTGTCAGTTTGCGTTGGGGGGCGCCCTGGAGAAGCAAGGGAAGCTGGATGAGGCGGCTAGTGCCTATGATGCGGTGTTAACGAAGTATACGGGTACCCAGTTAATTCCCTATGCGGCTCTTGCACTGGCAGGGATTGACCGGCGCGGCGAGGGCAAGCGGGCCGCACTTCTCTATGGATTGGCGGCAGCTGCTCCGGGATCGCCACGGATGGGCGCCGAGGCTTTGTTCCAGCTTGGAGACTTCTGCTATTCCCGGAAAGACTATGATGCCGCAGCGCAAGCCTATGAAAAATTAGCCACTCAATATCCGAAAGATGAGCGTGTGGTCCAATCGCGGCTGCAACAGGCTTGGGCGCTTTACAACTCCAAGCGCTTTGCCGAGGCTTTGAAAATTTATGGGGATGCAGCGACCGAATCGGCGGAGGAGGCTGGAAAGATTCCTGAATGGCTTTATCTCAAGGCAAACTGTTTGCGGCAGGTTATGAAAAACGAGGAGGCCGCTGAGACGTATGCTGAGTTGCTAAAGCATAATCCATCGGGGGATTCCGCAGTCAGTGCGGTCTACGAACGGGCCCTGGTATTATTCAAGCTCGGGCGTTTTCAGGCGGCAATTGACCAGGCGCGGGGACTGATTACTAACGATCGCGTGAAGCGGGATGTATGCTGGCTTTTGGCGGAGTCGAGTGCGGCGCTCAATGATGATGCCAGCGCTGTTCAGTATTACCGTATGCTGCTTGACCAGTATCCTGACTCCATGCTGGCGGGGGATGCGTTGTACCGACTGGCCCATTTGCTCCAGAAGAAGGGCGACCTTTTACAGGCTGCCGAGTTGTTTGGGCGGCTTGCGGCAGATTTTCCGAAACATGAATTGGTTCCTCAGGCCATTTTTGCCCAGGCTTCCTGCCTTGGAACGGCGAAAAAGCCGGAGCAGGCTGTGGCTGCTTATTCCCGGTTACTCGAGAAATTCCCGCAATGCCGGTTTGTTGAGGATTCCCTCTATCAGAAGGCAATTAGCGAAACCTATTTGAGGAGGGATGCCCAGGCGATGGAAACCTGGCGTGAGCTTCTCGTGAAATTTTCCGCCACGAAATATCTGGCTGATGCCCGCTTCTGGAGCGGGGTATTGTTGGAGGAAGCCGGTAAATTCGAGGAGTCTGAGGCGTCCTTTCGTCAGGTGTTTACGGCGGTGCCGCCTCCCTCTGATGATTTGCGGCAGCGGGCCAATTTCCGTCTGGCCCTGGTGCTTCAGCGGAGAGCAAAACCGGATGATGCCGCGCCCATTCTGCAAGAGCTGATTCGCTCGCCGCTGCGCGAAAAATTTCCCATCGAATTGCTGGAATGGCTGGGTGATTATCAGCTAAAAAAGCATGAGTATGCCAAGGCGTCCGAAGTGGTTGAATTACTGCTGACCGAGGCAAAAACGGATAACTGGAAGCAAACGGCCTGGTGCCTGAAGGGTAAAATTCTGATGGGGCAGGGGAAGACTGAGGATGCCAGACAGGCTTTTGAGCGGGTGACGGGGGTAAGTTTTAAAAGTCAGGCATTGGCTGAAGCGTGGCTTAAGCTGGGTGAGCTGAATCTATTGGGTAATGATGCCGATAAGGCTAAACGTGCGTTTGAGGAGTCGGCCACGTTGGCGGGAACTGATTTGTTACTTCCCATTCGTGTCCAAGCTTATGCCGGAATCGGAAAATCACTGAAGGCAAAAGGGGATCATGGAGGCGCCGCGCGTCATTTTCTGAGTGTGGCGGTGTTATTTGATGATCCGGATTTGGTCCCGGAATGTTTGTACTTGGCAGTTGCGGAATTTACTGCGGCGGGTCGTGTGGATGACGCCTTGAAGGCTAAAAAAGAATTGCTGGAGCGTTACCCTGATAGTGATTGGGTAAAAAAGAATTAA